In the genome of bacterium, the window TGGCCCAGGCGCGCCGGTCATCCGGCCCCTTGAATCTCTTCCACCGCCTCGTCGCCCCGGTGCGGCTGCCGCTCGCCGCCCTTTCCCGCTCCCTGGTCCGCTCCCTGGAGAGGCGGATCGCGAAAAGCGACACTCCCTCCGCCGATGAGCTGCGCACGGCCCTCGAGATGGCCGGCCAGGAGGGGGAGCTGGACGACGAGGAGGAGACCATCATGGTGCGCCTGTTCGAGCTGGACTCGAAGCGGGTGAAGCGGCTGATGACCCCGGCGGCGGACGTCGTCTCCCTGGCGGCGGGCTCGACCCCGGCCGAGGCGCTGGCGGTTTTCCGCCGCTACGAGTTCAGCCGTCTCCCCTGCTACGAGGGCGACCCCGACAACTGGGTGGGTGTGGTGCGGGCCCAGGACGTCGGCCACGCGGTGCTCGCCGGCCCCCCGCCGGACTTGAGGCCCCTTTTGCGGGAGGTGCACTTCGTCCCCGAGGAGGCAACCGCCCTGACCCTTTTGGCCCATTTCCACCGCACCGGGACCCACCTGGCCCTGGTCTCCGACGAGTACGGCGTGTTCGTCGGTCTGGCGGCGCTCCAGGACATCTACGACGAGCTGGAGGAGTCCCCGCGTCACAACCCGCGGCTGCGGCGCCAGGATCCCGGGCGCTACATCTGCGCGGGCTCGTTGGCGCTGGACGATTTCAACCGGGCCGCGGGCACGAAAATCTCCGACGACGACTACAGCTCGCTGGGCGGCTGGCTTACCGGCCTGGCGGACCGCATCCCGCGCGTCGGCGCGCGTATCGTCGCGGCGGGGTTCGCCTTCACCGTCCTGGAGGCCGAGCCGAACCGCATCGTGCGCGTACTGGCCCAGCGCACGGCGGACGAGGGGGCGGGATGATCCTCCTCGCGCTCCTCTTGGTGACGGACGTCCTCCTGGTCGCCTTCTTCGCCGGGATGGAGACGGCCTGCGTCTCGTCCAACCGGGTGCGGCTCACCACGGCCGCGCGCGCGGGCGACGGGCGGGCCCGCGTCGCCCTCAAGCTCCTGGCGACCCCGGACCGGCTCATCACCACCTGCCTCGTGGGGACCAACATCGGGGTGGTCGGCGCCTCCTTCATCGCCACCGCCATCGTGGTGGAGCTCCTGCCCGCGGACGCCCGGGGATGGGCCGTGCTCATCACCAGCCTCATCTTGACCCCGTTGCTGTTGGTCGTGGGCGACCTTCTGCCCAAGGCCGTCGGGCGGGCCTTCGCCGACCCGCTCACCCTCGCGGCGGCCTACCCCCTGAGAGTGCTGGACTGGATCCTCAAGCCCATCTCCATAGCGGATAACGCGCGAGGAGCTGCGGGTGATGATGCACCAGGGGGCGCGGGGCGAGGCGATAGACGACCGGACGGCGCGCATGGTCGGGTCGGCCTTCACCTTCTCCTCCCGCGAGGTGCGCGAGGTGATGACGCCCCTGCGCGAGGTCCAGGCGCTTCCCACGGAGGCCGACGTCCCCGAGGCCTTCGCCGCCGTCGTGGACACCGATTCCGCCTTCATCGTCGTCTACCGGGACCGGGTGGACGCCATCGTGGGGGTGGTGCCGGTGATGGATCTGGTGCGCGCCCCGCTCCAGGCCACACTGGAACGCATCATGACCGAGCCGCTCTTCGTGCCGGAGAGCAAGAATCTGCGCGGGATGCTGGAGACCTTCCGCCGGCGGCAGGTGAGCGTGGCCGTGGTGGTGGACGAGTACGGCAGCACGCTGGGGGTGGTGACCCTGGACGACGTGGTGGGGACGATAACCGAGGCGACGCAGGAGGGGCTGGCCGCTCCGGGTCCCCTGGACCGCGGCGAGTCGGTCGCCCTGCCCGCCGACCTCCCGCTGGCCGAGCTGGCCGACCGCTT includes:
- a CDS encoding hemolysin family protein, with protein sequence MLALRFTVLGFLFLFSAFFSGAETALFSLSAARLESLARSTSHAERRVARLMREPSGILVTLLFGNMLVNVAASSMATDLFLGLFGRGGLELAGLVMTLALLILGEVTPKSLAAHRPLAQARRSSGPLNLFHRLVAPVRLPLAALSRSLVRSLERRIAKSDTPSADELRTALEMAGQEGELDDEEETIMVRLFELDSKRVKRLMTPAADVVSLAAGSTPAEALAVFRRYEFSRLPCYEGDPDNWVGVVRAQDVGHAVLAGPPPDLRPLLREVHFVPEEATALTLLAHFHRTGTHLALVSDEYGVFVGLAALQDIYDELEESPRHNPRLRRQDPGRYICAGSLALDDFNRAAGTKISDDDYSSLGGWLTGLADRIPRVGARIVAAGFAFTVLEAEPNRIVRVLAQRTADEGAG
- a CDS encoding CBS domain-containing protein, with product MMHQGARGEAIDDRTARMVGSAFTFSSREVREVMTPLREVQALPTEADVPEAFAAVVDTDSAFIVVYRDRVDAIVGVVPVMDLVRAPLQATLERIMTEPLFVPESKNLRGMLETFRRRQVSVAVVVDEYGSTLGVVTLDDVVGTITEATQEGLAAPGPLDRGESVALPADLPLAELADRFEIELPEGDYATLGGFLIDRLERIPRAGEEVVHEGYALRVLDATPRRVVTVVVERRH